In Bubalus bubalis isolate 160015118507 breed Murrah chromosome 20, NDDB_SH_1, whole genome shotgun sequence, the sequence TGAGGGGTCCTAACCAGCCAGAGGAGCAGGAAGACAGCATGGCAAAGATGAGCTTGAAGGAACAGAGGGAGTGGCATAGACACAGGCCTGAGGGAGCTGCTGGGGTCTGGGCCACAGTGGGAGAGACGGGTGTAAAGATCGGCAGTgcagcagggctgggaggacTGGGCCTGGTGGCTGAGCTGAGGGAGAactaggtgtgtgtgtgagtgtgtgtgtgagtgtgtgtgtgtgtgtgtgtgtgtgtgtatgtggcagAGGTACGGCAGGGCTGGGAGGACTGGGCCTATGCCAGGGTGGCTGTTTGGTCAGGGAGGGGGACTGGGCTTGAGGGAGGCCCTGTGGGAAGACTCCTCTGGGTTTGGGGCCTAAGTTTGTGTCTTCTTTCTCCAGCCTCCCTCACAGCCCTTCCTGGAGATGGAGCAGCTCCGCCTGGCAAAGCAGCTGGAAGGGCTGCAGGCAAGGCTGGGCCTGGGCACCAAGGAAGACATGACTCCAGAGCTGAACTATGGAGTCTGGGAAGAGGGTAGGGACCCAGAGAACAGGCAGGTGGGCCAGGGACTCGACTGAGGGTCACAGTATCCTCTTCCCTTCAAACCAAGAGCCCAGCGGGAAGGGGGCGCCTGAGGAGGCCGTATCTAAGCAGGCTCTGCCCCACCACCCAGACACATCTTTCCAGGGGAGAATCTTGGAGGCAGAAGCCACACGTTTCTGCCCCTCCAAGGTGGCTTCAAAAGACAGGCTCTGTTGCCCACCCCAGCGGCCTGCCCGCCCCCACTCTGCCTTGATCCCCAGGGGAACAAAGCTTCGGCCTGGAGGAGACACTGCACAGACACAGCCAGATCCTGCAGGCCCTCCAGGGCCTCTCCAAGCACTTGGTGCAGGCTGAGTGGCAATGGAAGCAGCAGCTGGGATCCCCAGGCCACATCAGGCCTGAAGGAGGCTGGGTGAGTGGTCCTTCGAGCACGCAAGGGTCTGCCTACAGGGCCTGAGAAGCCAAGCTCCATAGGCACCAGATCTGATGGCACCAGTGAGCTCTCTCTGTCCAGAAAGAGGGGCAAGCACTACCCGGGAACTCGTCTCCCCCAAGGTCTGGAGAGATAGGAGTGCGTGCATGCGTgcctagtcacttcagtcgtgtctgattctttgtggccccatggactatcccaccaggctcctctgtccatggggcaagaatactggagtgggatgccatgcccttctctagatcttcccaacccagggatcaaactcacatctcttgtgtcttttgcattggcaggtgtgttctttaccactagtgccacctgggaagccctggagggaAAGGAGGGCAGGGGTGAAATGCTGCAACTGGCAGGGTGGCATGGATCTTCGAGGCAGGGGAgtgaggtgggggctgggaggctTGGCACAAGCAAAGGCCCACAGAGCCCATGGCTGGGGCTGGGGAAAGGAGTTGCCAGGTATTTAGACGCGGATCTCTAGACAAGTGACAAAAATAGACTGGGTGCTTATTTGCATGTAGCTCCACATGTGATCTGATTCACATACGCTTGCTTAATGCTCAGATGCACCAGAATCCTCGTTTCCCCTCCACTGCCATCCTGGCTTCTTCCCCCGGGAATCACGTCCCATGGCAGACCCAGCCTGGGGCCTGAGAGCTGAGCTCAGTCAAGATGTTAGACGCCCGGCAGAAGAGGCCAGCAGCTCCTGTGAGCTGGGCTCTGGCAGCTCGAGGTTTGAATCGTGTCTTCAGGACAGAGCAGCCGAGGACAGAGCAGCCGAGCCTGGGCTGCTGGAATAGGACAGAAGGGAGGCACCAGGTCCTCCAAGGCCACGTCTCCCTGATCCTACCGCCAGGCCCAGGACtccccctgccaggctccacccACCCCTGAGAGAGGTGGCTCCCTCTCCAGGTCACTGGGCAAGATGCCAGCCCAAGCACTGGGAGTTGACTGGCTGGGACCCAGGTAGTGggtgaggatggggagggagggggaaaggggaCTTCTCAGGGAGAAGGGTTTGGGAGGAGGGGAAAATCAGAAGCCCAGATGCAAAGGGTCAGATAAACCTAGTGTATCCCAAATGAGGGCCCAGGTAATGGAGTGAGGCCTCTAGAAGGAAGAGGGCTGCAAATCCCCAGGGAAGGTGAACTCTTCTCAGAGGGGCTGTGCCCTGGGCCCTAGAGAAGAGGCTGGTACCCCTGCAGGACTCAGCCAAGGCCAGTGCCCTACTCCGTGGACAGCGGACTCTGCTGCAAGACCTGCAAGAGATGAGGTAAGGGCACCCGGAGAGGAGGGTcctgggggagagggaagaggagtcCCCACCCACCAACTTGCTTCTCTGCCGGAAGACCCCCCATCAGTCCCTTAATGCTTTCATCATCTCCTGAGCAGCAAGCACAAAGCCTGGAAAACAGGGAGGGGTGTGGGGCAGAGTTAGGTTtgttgaactgagctgaatttaaCTGAATCAAGTTTAAAGTTTTGAAACTCCTGGTTTAAACACAACTCCCTGAGACATTCCCACCCCAGGGAGGGTTAGTAAAATCGAGTCTTCCTTCAGTGATAGCTTCTGGAAGGAGGGGACATTTTGAGGAGGTTCTTGGAGGGAACACAACCAAAAGCAGGCCCAGTTGGGGGATGGGCAGTCCCTGACTTCATTTTACCCCCCTCTGGCCCCTTAGCATCTCACTCTAGGCTCAGGCCTCTGGAGTTACCCATGGAGCCATAGGGGCAGGGGGTCACCTTGATGCCATGGGAGGAGAGGGGCTTCAGGCCGTATGCTGTGGCTgcaccccaaccccagccctcctccctacATCTAGATTCCCTGGGGCTGGGAACATGAGGAGGAAGAGGATCTAAGTCCCTGGGGGCCAGGGACGGAAGGCATAGCCCAGGGAGCCTGGGGTTGGGATGGACAGCTTAAGGGAGATGCTTCTCTGAGCTAAAGTGTCTCAAGGAGAAGCTCTGGGTTGGGGGGAGGACCACCAGTCCCCAAAAGGGGCCTTATGGGTGGTGCCTGTTCCTCACCCAGGTGCTGCCTTTGAGGATTATGGGAAATCCATAATTAGGTACCTTGGGTGCAATCAGAAGGGATAATGGGTTCTCTCCCTTGGTTTCCACTCTGTATCAGGGATGCAGCTGCTCACATGGCCTCAAGAGCCCAGGTCTTCTACCTGCCTGTGGGCACCAAGCATCATTTCTCAGAGCTGGCCCAGATCCTGAGCCTCCTGCAGAAGGACCTGCGGGGCCCAGCGGTGAGAGGGACAGGAGCGAGGACCACAGGGCTCAGCCTCCTTCTAGCACTTCCACAGCCCCAGGCCCCTCCTGCCTTTGCCCTTCCCCCCTGGGACTCCTGTCAGGCACACCTGTGTCCGTGTCTGTGTGTGCAGGCACACGGGCATGCAGGCACACGGATTGCAtcttctctctgccttctctgctctCTGGAGAGTCCCACAGACTGTCAGTACCAGCAGGCCCTGGAGATCACTTGGTCCAACTCCCACAATGACCAGAAGATAAATGGGAATAGGCTGTGCCCAAGATCATTCAAAGCTTAGTGGTGAAATCCGCTCTTTCCTGTGCCCTACTCCATCTTGCTCTTTTCCTTGCCCTCTCCATCACCTTGTCTTTTgctctgtatttctctctctcacttacCTCTAGAGCCTTCGGCCCCCTGAAGATCCCAGGTCCCAGGCCCTCCTGGCTGTTCCCACAAATAGGAACATAGGACCTGGGGTGGGGAAGCAGCTTTGTACCCTGCCCCCTCTGCAAGTTCCCTGGATGAAAGCCAGGGTACCCCAACACTGAGAGAGGGAAACAAAACCCCACAGTGGTCCAGATTCtaggtcccctccctccttctgaGTAAGAAGCTGATCTAAGATCTTAGAACATCTCTTTTCAGAGAGCAGCAGCCAAGGACCCTCGCTCACCTGGCAGGTCCCCAAGGGTTTCCTCGTGCCTGCAGCCTGGCATCTTCCTGTTCTTCCTCTTCATCCAGACTGTAGGCTTCTTCTGCTATGTACACTTCAGGTGGGCATTCCCATGCACAGGACTTCCCACACCTACCTGGCATCTCTTGGGTCTGGACCACAGAGATTCAGTTTGATAGAGGGGACACTAAGGTTCCAGTGGGGAGATCCACATGGCTTACCAGCTGTCAAGGAGCAGTGCCCAAGTTAGGGCCCATTTTTTCCATAGAGATGCAGACTACCTGCTCAGCTGCTGGTCCCATCTGAGTCCTCTCTTCACAGAATTCACTCTCTAATGTGAGAAACTGACAAGTAACTAACAGTCACATCCTTTGTGATCAGGGCCATGATAGCAGGAAGCTCAGGGGCTTAAAAAGTGCTGGAAACAGCACTAGAGCCAGCTTGGGGAGATCAGGTAATCACATGGAAGGGATATTTCATATGGATCATCAAGGCAACTAGGAATGTTTCAAGCCCAACAAGATAAGTAAAAGCATTGATGTAGAGGAAACATCATGAGAAAAGACGttgaagcatgaaaaaaaaaaaaaaaaaatatatatatatatatatatatataggagcaAGTTCGGTACTGCTAGAGCTAAATGTTTGTGAAACTGGGCAAAGAGAATTTAAAAGTTTGGGGGCATGTCACAGTCTATGCTTGATGAATGTTTGTAAACGAGTAAGACATTTAGAGATGTAAGATGTGCTAAGGAGCTCAGAAATGGGGCAGTCCTTGTCGGTGGTATTTCAAGACAAGGAATCAGTGCAGGCTGTGATGGTCCTGGAGGAGGAGTGGAGTATGCTGAATTTCAAAAGCAGAATGGGAGAGGAGATGGCCTGCAGCTGCACAGAACAGCAAAGGTATGAGGGTGGAAATGATGACAGGCTTATGTTACACAGGAGTGTGATGGTAGTCGTAAGGCTGGAGCCACCTGGACAGAATTTGAATGCCAAGAAGAAAGTGTGGTACTGATGGAGCAGACCAAGGGTGTCATAGAAGTTCTCAGAGCAGGGGGTGCTGTGGTCCAGGGAGTGTAGGGTGGTGAGTGCAGTAAATATAAAGAACCTGGTCTCAAGAACCCAGAAGGGAGAAGCCCAAGTGACTGTCTTCTCTCCCTGGCAGCAAGCAGAAGCTGGACAAGGGCCTTCAGGACTATTTGTCCACATGCAGCCTTCCTCTGAGTTCTACACCACAAATCCCTAGGGTCTTGGGGGCTCTTCGGAGGCAACCCTTCTCCCCCAGCATACAGGCGTGACCTACTTCGAAGCTCTGATGAAATGTCCACTTCTCATCACTAGGAAGTCAACATGTACCTGGGGGTAGAGGGTTTGGCTGGTGTCTTCTGCCTCTGGGTACCTAGCTCCTACCCACACTTTAGCTTTTGGGGACATCCACCCTTATTAAAGGCAATTTCTCTCTTCCCATGCTTTGATATGCTCATTTACCTTCCAGTATCACCTTAATCTCTGAAGACTTCAACTTCTTCCAGATGGTCACTGGGAGTGGGCTCCAAGCAGGCAAGGAGGCCCAGGGCTGGCTTGACTGCCAAAAAACCAGATACCCCGTAGGCCTGAACTCAGGACTGTGGTGGGAGATGGCATCACTAATGTGTATAATTCTGTCCCCAGATTCACCCAAAACAAGGAAGGGTGCCTCCAAGTGCCCTTCCTGGTCCAGCCCAGccagcatcaccatgaacaactctctccctgctccctggaGCTCCAGGGGTCAGCAGGGCAGGCGCGTGACCGAGAACTCTGAGAGGCAACCAGTGGAGCCATAACTGGGATTCCCCACTCTCTggtctccctccctttctcagcGTCAAGCTCTTTGGGCAGCTGCTAGGGCGGCGGGTTGGAAAGAAGGTTGGGGTAGAGCCCAGGGCTACTCGCACCTCCCAGCTGAAATCCTAGTTATCAGCCATCCGGGGGAGAAGGAAGTAGGGATAGCAGGGTTCTGGGGCGCATAAAAGCACAACTCATTCTCCTGGGGAgcgaccccccccccccctttaaCGGCAGCCCCAATCCGTTGTCAGCAGTGCCCAGCGGAGCTTGGCATGGAAGGAGGCACTTTGGGGAGGCGGGAGTGAGGCGCGGGCACGTGGTCCAGTCTGCTCAGCCCCGTGCATGCCCCCCGCCCTCTGTGAGGAGGGGTTTGGGGCTATGGAGGCGGGCCCGGGCAGGGGCGGGCGGTGGGCGGTGCAGAGCGTGGGGCGCCTGCCTGCGGCGGGAGCTGTCCCTGAGACCTAGTGCTGAAGTAGGAGCGGACGTGCCTGGGTGCCCGCCGCGTGGTAACCGGCGCCCGGTGCCCGGGTCAGCGAAGACCATGGCGTTCATGGTGAAGACCATGGTGGGCGGCCAGCTGAAGAACCTCACTGGAAGCCTGGGGGGCGGCGAGGACAAGGGGGACGGGGACAAGTCGGCCGCCGAAGCGCAGGGCATGAGCCGAGAGGAGTATGAGGAGTATCAGAAGCAACTGGTGGAAGAGAAGTGAGTGGCATCCCTTCCTGGTTCCAAtggccctccccatcccccaagaGGCCCCCGGCCCACCCTTAGGGCAGTCTCAGACCCCGAGCCCCTCCCCAACTTGTCCAGACTAGGTAAGGGCCGGGCCCTCTAGGCTGCCCCCAGAGCCACCCCATCTCTAACCTAGAACCCCGCTCCACTTTTACATTTGGGCCcagagggagtgggggcagggccgACAGGGGCCTGAGACGATGTGGGGGCACGTGCATTTCTGACGAAACAAGTAATCCCTTAATCCGATCTGGTCTCAGCCGTCTGTGTCTTCCAACTGGAGCTCCTCTcagcctgaggctcagagaaaagcGTTGCAGCTGAGGGAGAATCAGTCATGGAGACAGATCCTGAGATGAGGGCACTCTTGTGTGCGGACAATGCTGGGACAGAGATGTACCTGGAGTGGAGTTAGGGGCTCAGCTCCACACTAGGCTGCTTGGGTCAGATCCTGGCTTCGCTTCTTTTTTGCTGGGTGACCCTAGGCAAGttccttaacctttctgtgcctcagtttcttcttctgtaaaatgtggGTGGTGATAAAACATGCCGTATATGTTTATGAGGGTTAATACTTAATGCACATAAACCGCTTAGCAATACACCTGGCACATGGCAAACcattaaatgttagctattatttcacttaatcatGATAACAGTTTTGTGAGCTGCAAAatcttatcctcattttacaaaacaggaaaataaatgatttactCAAAGACAAAAAGTGGTAGCTGAGCCAGGATGCGAACCCGTGTCTGTTCCCAAATACTTTTCCCTACACTGACACAAcctgtcagaaaaagaaaagacagaccgAGTCAGATGCCACCTATGTTAGGGTCCGGAAAGCCAGACAGACGTGCCCTGATAGCTGCATCGGGCGACGTGTGTGGAGGCAATAAAGGGCACTGTGATAGCCGGGAGAGGCAGTGAAGATTGATCTTGGCTTGTCAGAGCACCCAACATACCGGCCGGCGGGGATGGGAGCCAAGTAAACTTCGGCTAGGACATAGAGACCCTTCCCGCCCCTTCCTCGTAGGCCCCGCCCATTTTCTCAGCCCCGGCGGTGATTCCGCCCCCGGTGCCCCCACAGGATGGAGCGGGACGCGCAGTTCACGCAAAGGAAGGCAGAGCGGGCCACGCTGCGGAGCCACTTCCGAGACAAATACCGGCTGCCCAAGGTAAGCTTAGGACCCTGGGCTGCAAGACTCATCCGGGACCCTGAGCTGTGGGCTCCGGACCCCTTTGCTGTACTCCTGGCACTGCAACGCTCAAGGAGTGTTTGATTAAATTAACGATTCTCTCACTCCTTCATTCATTTACGGTTAATTAGTGCCTGCCAAGGGCCAGGGCTTGACGCTGAGAGGTAGCCCAGTCCAGATGGGTTTGTGTTTCTGGAGTCAATCCAggccccttctctcctccaacCCCCACTCACCCAACCCAGAGTCAGGCCTAGGCAGATGAAGAGTTGGAAGGCAGTAGATTCTACCTCAGGGGTAAAATCTCTTGGCACTTCGAAACacccagggagggaggtggacaGAGAGAAGGCAGCACCTTCTGTGTGCTTGATCGTCATGCCCTTACCTAACCCTTCAGTAACTCTGCCAGGTAGCTATTACCCACatctacagataaggaaactgaggctcagagagattaagggaCTTGGCTATGGTCATACACAGCCTGAGAGTGATGGGAGTGGGAAAAGAGATCAAGCCTGTACGTGCTGAGCCTGCACTTGCTCCCAGACCCCTGGTTCCTTCCAAAGTATGAAGTCTGTCTGCAGATAGTAAAGTACCCCCTTGATTGCCCAAGTAGCTAGGAGGATGTCTCCTCTAGGCTCTGCAGCATCAGATGACCATGTAAGAGTTCTGCTCCTGTTGCCTAAGGAGGGAACTGAGGCACAGGCCACTCCCCCTGCCCAGAAGCTAGACTctgaggagaaaaggaagcaCAGGCTACACCTGAACTTGATCTTCCACTTGAATTGGAGGATTAGATATGTGAGCATCATATTCACTCATTCAGTACATGTTTACTGAGCCCCTGGCTGCCTCTGATTTCCCACAGGGCACTAGTCTTTTGAAAATCTCTCAAAGGAAGACTCAAACTCAGCTAGGAATGGATCATTCCTCAAATGCTTGCACTAAGGGTATAAGAGAAACAACTCTGTCATCAGAGAACTCTGAGTCCCCTAGGAGAGAGAAGACTTGGCTGTAACTGAGTAGGACATAAAGTGGAAAGCCAAAGAGCCCCCAAAGGGACAGGGAGGTGCAATGAACATCAGTAGGTAGGTGCTGTGCAAAGAGGACACAGATGTTGGAATGAGGGACATAGGTTTACATTTAGCTCCCCCACTTCCTagtggtgtgactttgggcaaattactaaAGTtatctgagcctcaatttccgtatttgtaaaatggagaacaTAACACCTACCTCACAGTGTTGTTGTGAGCATTAAAAGCACTCAGCTCAGTGTCAGCCATGTGATAGGTGTTGGATGAATGGAATCCATCACTGTGATGGGTAACATTCTTCAGTTAGTTAATGACAGTCAACACACAACTTAGCTGACTCAGTCTGACTCCGAAGTATTTTTATGTTGTCATTACTCACTGCACTAGTGTCTCACCTTCAGTATCTCAGGGTGAAGTCAGGCCGTGTGAAAGGGCAAGGTCTCCATATCCAAGCGTCAAAAGCTTGATCCTGGCATGGAGAAGGGGGGCTGAGTTCACTGGAACCTGGAGTTCCAGAATCCTGGGGCCTGGAACGCAGTCCAGGCTCCTCCTTGCCCCTCAACTCTGAGTCCCCACAGACCTGCAACCCCATCGCAcccctttccctcttcccttcaGAACGAGACAGACGAGAGCCAGATCCAGATGGCAGGTGGAGATGTGGAGCTGCCCCGGGAGCTGGCCAAGATGATTGAGGAggacacagaggaggaggaggaaagggcctCGGTCCTTGGGCAGCTGGCCAGCCTCCCTGGCTTGGACCTCGGCTCACTCAAGGACAAGGCCCAGAGCACATTGGGGGACCTCAAGCAATCAGCTGAGAAGTGCCACATCATGTGACTACTTCCCCTGGGGTTACCCACGGGGGTGACCAGAGGGCTGGGCCCACACAAGCGCTGAGAGCATGTCTCAGCTTCCAGCGACCCATATCCCATCTTGGCTTTGTCTCCCTGCCCCAGGCCAGCCCCAGGACCCTTCTCATCCAGGGCTCCAGTCTGCCTTCTGCTCTTGCTCTGTCCACTGGGAGCAAAGTTCCCATTCCTCACCCTACCCCTCAGGACCCACCATCCCTACTCAGCCTGGGAAGGCCTCCCAGGATTGTAGGAATAGACCTGACCCTCTCTGACCATGCCCCCAAGTTCCTGCACACAGGAGAACCCATAGAGGGTCACACAGAGGGACACAGAGATCCTGGTGTGTGCAGAGGGGTATGCACAGATGCATCCTAGCACACACAGACCCAAACACGGGCCAGCTCCCCTGGGTGCCTAGCTCCTCTAGACGCCAACACTCAGATATGCTCAGGGGAGCTTTAAGCAGACACTCACAACAGACAGGAGGCCTGAGTTCACGTCTCCACATTTACTCTCCTTAAAACCCACCACCCTTTCTGGGCCTCAAATCATCGTCTAT encodes:
- the CPLX3 gene encoding complexin-3; its protein translation is MAFMVKTMVGGQLKNLTGSLGGGEDKGDGDKSAAEAQGMSREEYEEYQKQLVEEKMERDAQFTQRKAERATLRSHFRDKYRLPKNETDESQIQMAGGDVELPRELAKMIEEDTEEEEERASVLGQLASLPGLDLGSLKDKAQSTLGDLKQSAEKCHIM